Within the Methanomassiliicoccales archaeon genome, the region GTTTCGAACTCGGTGTCGGAGATCATGCTCAGACCTCCAGAGCCTTGAGGCGGACCTCAAGATTGTTCAGTCGGTCCTTGGCGACGCCGATGTCCTTCTTGAGGAGCTTGATGTCGTTCTCACGGCTGGCGTTCTTGGCCGGGGAGGCAACGATCAGCGCCATGCCGGAGACCTTGGCGAAGTCCTTGACGTTGCTTACACGCTGAGATCCTTTGGCCGTGATCTCGTAGGTCTTTAGCATCTTAGGGTAACCGGCGATGTGGTGGAGGCCCTCGTCGACCATTCCGTCTACGAGGAGGTCCTTCAGCTCGATCGAGGCATGGGATCTAGTGATGATGAGCGCCTGGCCGACGCCGTCCTGGGTGATCTCGAAGGGAGCGGAGTATTCGTTCCTCTTCCCCTTGTTGGCGTCCAGGTGGATGAGGATGCGCTCCTGCACGGTGAGGGAGTTCATGCCATCACCTTGCCGTCACAATTGGCCTTGGGGCAGCGGAAGACGCCCTTCCCAGGTATCGATTCGAACATCGTGGAATGGCATTTGGGGCACTTCGGCAAGGTCTGTTTCTGCTCCATGAACCTCAGTCCCCCAGGATGCAGAACGTCCTTGACGTCGGGAAGATCTTCTCTTCGCCGGTCTCCGGCCCCCTGGTGTGCTTGAAGCTGCAGCCGTTGCAGCTGGGGTTCCTGATGCCGGTCTTGGGGCATTTGAAGAAGCGGGTGACCTTGTTCAGATCACTCACCTCCGAACAAGTTGGCCAGGGCCTCATGGACCGCTGTGGCCTTGTCGGGGCAGTCCATGACGATGACCTGGACGCCTTCCGGGATGTCGGCGTGAGTCATGCTGCGGTGACTGGAGATCATGCGGTACATCCCCGCCGCCTCCTCGATCAGAATGCTCTGCTCTGCCATCGGAAGCTCGTGCAGCTTCCGGGATCTTTCCATAGCTTTCGCTGATTTCATGTTCTCAAACTCTCCTCTCTAAGATGGAAGAAAAGTGGCTGGCCGATAGGGGAAGATGGAGGCGGCCAGCCAGTTCAGATGAATGGCACGCCGGGCGGTTCGGGATGGTGGTACTATGTCCCAGCCTTGGGAAGGTCTGGGTTGTGATCGAAGCGGCCCGGCGGCGGTCAGATGAAGATCTCACGGGGATACCGGCTTGGGCGGCAGTATCGGCGCAATGATGACGCGCCCGTTCTCCTCGAAGATCTGGACATTGTCACCGACACGAACATGGAGGGTGTCCAGCGCCTTCTGGCCGAGGGTTATCCGCTCGTTCTTGGTCACTTTCGTGATTTGGAGTTGCTTCGTATTACCACCTACAAGTTATTTGTAAGGAGTATGAGGTTATCTAGGTTATAAAGGTTACTGATTATTTGTATGTGGTAAGAAAGATATTACCTATAGCTAAGTAATAACCATTCTGTGGTAGCTAGAGTCCCCTTTGATGAGATTCCCGACAATTTGTCTTTGAGAATTCTATTGGAATGTCTCAACAACGGGCCGTCTGTACGTTCGGTCTTGTATGCCAGACTAGGGAAGGGGAACCAGACGGTGCAAGCAAAATTAGACGCTATGATCGACTCCGGTCTGTTAGTCGGGCGTGATGAATCAACACCACCAAAGCGTAAATGGGTGGAGCTCACCGACAAGGGGCGCCAGGTGGCGGAGAAGCTGGCAGAGATCGAGGAGATACTGGAGGGGTAATTGTTTTGATCGAATCTGGGCACTATTGTGTTGCAGAAATATGTCTTAATGGCCATACCACGAACTGTTGTGCCAATACAGATCCCGTTCATAATCAAAAATACTGTATGGACTGCGGGGCAGTAACGGTAACGAAATGTCAGAATTGCAGTTCATCAATTAGAGGGTATTTCATGGCTTTCAGAGGAGATCATCCTTACAAGACTCCATCCTTTTGCCATACCTGCGGAGAGCCATATCCGTGGACAATATCGCGGATGAAAGCAGCGGCCGATCTGATCAACGAAATGGAGAGCATCAACGATCAGGAAAAGAAGGCACTTATTGAGAGCGTCCAGGAGATGACAAAGGACACGCCACAATCTCAGGTGGCCTCGGTTAGGTACAGGAAGATTATTGTTAAGGTCGGAAAAGAGACTGGGGACGCGATGAGGGATATCATCATCAACATTGTCAGTGAGACGATCCGGAGATCATTGTTCGGACCATGAAAGAGGGGGACCAAATAATGATATCTCGAATGACTGTGATAAATAGAATCTGGCGGGATATTAGATGCTAAATTTCATGTTTTTACAATTTCATATTTTGAGGCATACGGAATTAAATCTTAACGGAAATGGTGATGGTGGGGAACATGGATTTTTCGAACGTTAACATCGGGGCAAGAATCATAGAAGCTATTACTTCAGGACTCTATGATGGGAATCTGAATTGTATTAGAGAGTATGTCCAAAACAGCATCGACGCTGGTGCCTCCGAGATCGAGATTCTCTTCTTAAATGGCGGCTCGGATTTAGTCATCAAGGATAATGGATCTGGGATGGACAGGAAAGGACTCGAAACGGCCCTTGGAATTGGGATATCAGATAAGGGAGAGGATGATGTCGGGTGGAGGGGCATAGGGTTTTGGAGCGGAGTCTCGGCGGCGAGTAAAATTGTGGTTATAACAAAGACGAAGGGTGGCGAAAAACTTCGATTGGTGATCAACTGCGAGATGATCAAAAGAGGGTATTCAGGTAATTCGCCGGTCCTAGAGGTCCTCTCTTCGTCTACTGGTGAGGTAGAACCCCTAAAGCTGGGAAAGGATGAATCATTGACCAATGATCACTACACCGAGATCAGGTTAGAATCAATACCGGGGCCTCAAAGGACAATCTACAGGGAACATGACATAATCTCCTATCTACAAAAGAATGTGCCAGCAAAGTTCGACGCATCGATGTTCAAGCTTGCATATCAAATCGACGATTATCTCAAAGAGAAAGGCGTCAAGGAGATTAGGACCAGAATTCATTTCCAATCAGATGAAATACGGATGGAGATTTTCAAGCCGCCATTCAAGAACGATATTTACTTCGATAAATTCACGCCGAAGGAGTTCTATGTGGAGACTAAGGAAGGGAAAAAGCTCGCGGCAGTCGGATGGTTCGTTACGAGCAAGAAGAACCGGGCGTTGGCATGGCCTGATGGCGGGGTTTTCTTTAAAAAGAAGCATTTCACGATAGGTGACGAAAATCTGGTTAAAAGACAGACCGATGGAGCGACATACAGCCAATGGCAATACGGTGAGATTCACATTATCGATCCAGGTATCAAAGAGAACGCCCCACGAAACCTGTTTGAGACATCTGAAATAACTGACAAATTAATGACCCAGGTTGGAGACTTTCTCCTTCAATTACAGGTCATGAACAGGCACGTCTCCGCGCGAACAGCATCCAACCAGGTCACCAGGATTAGAAAAGCGTTGGATAAGGGAAATCTCAACGACGCGAAAGAGGAAATCGAAAAAGCGCAGGGAAAGTTCCGATCAGTAGTTAGCTTTCCGACCGACCCCTCACTTCAACCAATGAAAGAAGTGATCGATTCGACCTCTTGCGAACAGAGAGACATAGTCGGAGCATTCCAAGAGGAACTAAAAGAGAAAAAAGATGAAGGTCGAACTGACCGACAAATAGCCAAATCAAGCATGGACGCGGTATTAGATGGCCTTCACCCTGTGGTCAGAGGAGAGATTGCCGGTAAGAGAACGAGAAAGGGATTGAAGGACCCCGCTATGCAAATAACGGACGCGATCGTGGGCATATTGAAAGAAAAGACGGGACTGACCGAATCCGAGCTTAGCGATTTGACCAAGGTAGCCTTCGATTATTATTCGGTCGAAAGAGCACCGGGAAGCAAAGGTCCTTTGATAACGATTGTCGGTCAATTCGATCTCAAAGGGAGTGATAAAGATGCTCAAAGATTGGCCTCAAGGAATAGGCGATTCGGTCTCGCAATTTCGACGTTCCATGATCTCCTAGTCAACATGGATAAACATTCCAAAGGGAAGAAGCAGTTTGAGTGGTTTGAAAAGGCGACCGAAGCAGAGAGGGACATCATGATGGCGGAAGCAATCGCTGCTGTAGATTTGATGTACAGAATACTCGACAAAGCGGAGAAGTTCGGTCCATGAACAGGATCTCTAAGTCCCTGGTCAAAGGGATCCTTTCGCTGGATATTTGGGAAATCTATTAATTCGCGGGAAGTATTTACAACCATGAACATTCTCCTGGTCGAACCAGATTACTATTCCAAGTATCCACCCCTCGGCCTGTTAAAACTTGCTTCATATCACCGGTCCAGGGGAGATAACGTAAGATTGGTGAGGGGGACAGAAAGTTTAACGGACTTTAATCCGGACATAGTAAAAGTGACATCGCTATTCACCTATGCTTGGAAGCCAGTGCATGAGGCAATTGATTTCTTCCAGAATGAATTCGATGACGCCTCGATTGAAATTGGCGGCATTTACGCTTCTTTGCTACCCGATAATATAAGGAAGGAATTTCCGAAGGTGGCGATTCACAATGGTCTTTTCGAAGAAGCTGAAGGTTACCTCCCAGCATATGATCTATTGAAAACTGTGGACAAATGGAAGTCCTGGAACTCCTCCATTTTGTTCACATCCAGAGGTTGCATCCGAAATTGTCCTTTTTGCGTGGTGCCACGGATTGAAGGAA harbors:
- a CDS encoding DUF2321 domain-containing protein — translated: MIESGHYCVAEICLNGHTTNCCANTDPVHNQKYCMDCGAVTVTKCQNCSSSIRGYFMAFRGDHPYKTPSFCHTCGEPYPWTISRMKAAADLINEMESINDQEKKALIESVQEMTKDTPQSQVASVRYRKIIVKVGKETGDAMRDIIINIVSETIRRSLFGP
- a CDS encoding ATP-binding protein produces the protein MDFSNVNIGARIIEAITSGLYDGNLNCIREYVQNSIDAGASEIEILFLNGGSDLVIKDNGSGMDRKGLETALGIGISDKGEDDVGWRGIGFWSGVSAASKIVVITKTKGGEKLRLVINCEMIKRGYSGNSPVLEVLSSSTGEVEPLKLGKDESLTNDHYTEIRLESIPGPQRTIYREHDIISYLQKNVPAKFDASMFKLAYQIDDYLKEKGVKEIRTRIHFQSDEIRMEIFKPPFKNDIYFDKFTPKEFYVETKEGKKLAAVGWFVTSKKNRALAWPDGGVFFKKKHFTIGDENLVKRQTDGATYSQWQYGEIHIIDPGIKENAPRNLFETSEITDKLMTQVGDFLLQLQVMNRHVSARTASNQVTRIRKALDKGNLNDAKEEIEKAQGKFRSVVSFPTDPSLQPMKEVIDSTSCEQRDIVGAFQEELKEKKDEGRTDRQIAKSSMDAVLDGLHPVVRGEIAGKRTRKGLKDPAMQITDAIVGILKEKTGLTESELSDLTKVAFDYYSVERAPGSKGPLITIVGQFDLKGSDKDAQRLASRNRRFGLAISTFHDLLVNMDKHSKGKKQFEWFEKATEAERDIMMAEAIAAVDLMYRILDKAEKFGP